ACGGCCAGCGTTACCGGACAGTCCAGCGTGTACCCACACCCCGCACAGTCGAGGTGGAGCTGTGCTCGGTCCGGCTCGGTGGTCTCGGGATCGACGTCGACGTCCGCGTATCCGACCCGAGCGTTCGTTTTGCCACCACACTCCGGACAGCTTCCGGCACTCATCAGGGAAACACGATGACGGTAGAGCCGATCTAGCGCGTCCGGAAACACCTCGTCAGGGTGAGTTCGGTGGCCACTCGGCGGGAACGGCAGCCGGAGTACTTTCCGTTCACACGATTGACAGTGCATCGTGACGGTGTTGTCACTCGCGGTGGCGACGAGCGCGTGATCCGCACAGAACGGACAGGGATCTTCGATTTCGATCGGATCGCGGTCGACGCTTTCGGTGTACATCCCCGATTCGATCGCGCGGGCGATCCGGATTCCTGCGTCGGTGAGTGTATAGCCAGCCTCGGTCTCACGGAGGTAGTGATCCGTGAGCTGCCGGAGGTGGTAGGCGAATCCCGCCGTGGTGTCAGCGCCGCTTGCCTCGGATAGCTCCGAAAACGATAGCGTCACCGGTCCGTCCGCCTCCAACAACGCCGTGAGTACCCGCGTCCGGATCTCGTTCCCGAGAGATTGGAACGCTTCGCTCGGGAGGGCTGTGTCGGCCATACCACCCTTACGACGCTGGCAGGAATTAAGTCCGCTTTTTTGCATCAGTAGTCATACTTACCATTCGTTCTGCTTGGAGGGCGGTGTAGTCGCTTCCGGGCCCCACCGTACAGTTGGAGATACTCTGCCATGTACTCGTATACAAGCAAAACAAAATTAAAATTTTATGGATATAGTATAGTGTGAATTTAATACATTAGTGTGTCTATCCCCACCTACTCCGAATAAATGAAAAAATCTTTTCTTCCCTATGCTCGATATTATTTATAGTGAATTTGTCTTCGTTGAGGTCTCGCAATACCTTTAGTGACGATCTTTTATATATGCTATGATATTTATTTTTATATGGCTGGTTATTTTTTTCATTATTTTCTTCTGAACTAAGAATGGCTAAATTGCCAATTCTATTCTTATTCTGCTCGTGGTTATCTAACTTGTGGCCTACTTCTGCATTTTTCGGAACCAAATGCTCCACTTGAAAGTTCCGTCGAAATTCATGGTACGGCGATAGTGATAATCGTCCCGACTTTTGTCTGAGTGACCATTCATATTCATACATAATATATTTTACAACCTCATTATTTCTTATGCCACCCCAGCCAGATGTGAATTCTCCGTCTAATATATCCCCCTCCGAGAGATACTCAGAAATAACATCATCAATAGATGCCATTCGTTCTCTTTTTTTCACAATACGATCAACTGCCTTTGTTATTCCTAATTCTTTAGATTGGTATCCACAATATCTTTGTGAATCTGACTCGAAAATTCTCTCTATATTTCTATCACTTATATCTGACCAGTATAAATCATTAGCTATCGATTGCAGCATATTTGAATACCTATTATGGCCATTAGACATTACAAGACTGTACCTGAACACAAGCTTCTCCAGTTCAGATGTTAAATTGGCGAATTCTTCTGAACCAACACCGAATTTTTCGGCTGCTGCTATGAGTAAAGGTGCGACCCCAGTTTGTGCCGGACGCATGAACAGCAATTGTATTTTTTTAGATGTTTCTCCCAGTCTATTATCTTTCGTATTTGATTTGCTGGAATATTTTTCAGCGAATTTATCTCTGTCGGTCAGATACGGGTAATGTTTTGAAAAGTTTTCTAATGATTTAACATATGGCTTTATGAATTTTTCAAAGCTATCTCTCTGGACACTTGCGTAGTCGTCTAGATCAGAGAGTCTTCTATGTATCTTTATTGGTCCTTTACGTTTTGAGCGCGTATCTGATCGCTCACTTGTGAATACTGCCCAATGCAGCCTCACAAGCTTATCAATATCGGCATCAGAAAAACCATCATGTATTGTAATATTCCTTATAATATTATTAAATATGGTATATATGCGTTTGGACTTGATATCGTGGGACTGGGATGCGCAGTAGACAAGATGACTACGAACCTTGTCATGTAGGTTTAGCCCTCTCCCTCTATTGTTTATCACTTTAAACATTCTAGCTGCTTCATCCACGTCTTCTACCACTTTTACATTCACTTCAAACCTATTTGTCATTATACCTATAATTTTCTTGAGGAATTTGTAATAGGATGCAGGATTTTCACCCCCGTTACATTTTTCGTTTTTCCACTCAGAAATCTTTGAAATAGTTGACTTCTTTGTATTGAGTATCCTTCTCTCTGTCTCTACCAAGTCAGAATTCTGAGATACCTCATTAATTTTCTGACCATCTATAATAGTTTTCTTGTATACATCTTCAGCTAATCCTCCGAGTCTGAGTCTCGGTATATTTTCATATTCCACATAACTATTCCGGATATCGTCACTGCGCTCATTAATATCTGATATCATATTATCACTAATATCGTCCGATACGATACTTTTCATCTCCTCTATAATAGTTGAGATAACGATGGTAATCGTCGCAAGCCTCTGTTGACCATCAACTATTGCAAATTTAGTATAATCTTCAAAATCCGTAGGTTCGACTGATTCACGCTCTTCTAGTACAACTGTACCAAAATAATGACTAACCTTCTCTCCATCTCCATTATTCTGGTTTTGTTTATATATGAATTCAATGTCTTCAAGAAGATCGTTAACATGCGATGTCTCCCATGCGTAGTCTCTCTGATAATCTGGGATAATAAAGTACGATTGACTAAAAACAGACGAAAGAGAGAAATTATCATCGGGATTTCCGTCCATAGACTCGACTAGCTACTTAACTTTTTATTTCTTTCTATATCATTACCATATCCCATCTTATATCTATAGTATTATATTCCATTATTACATTACTATTTTATATTTTCCGTCATCTATAATGTGTTTCATTGATATTATGAATTGTAGTATACGCTGTGAGTGGATGTATGAGAACGCCAGCATGGAGCACACACGTGTTCATGTCCCCAACCATCCAGATGGCTGCGGGCAGCCCATACCAATCGAGCGATTATGCTCAGTCCGAGCGATCGTACTCGATCCTCGTTGCCACTCTGTCGGCGGTTCCCTCGTCCGCGATCCGTTCGACCAGCTGCAAGGAGAGATCAAGCCCCGACGTGACGCCGCCACAGGTGAGCACCGATCCATCGTCGACCACGCGTTCCGTTCGGCTCTCGACGGATTCGAACGATTCGTCTAGCTCGTCGATCGCTCCCGCGTGGGTGGTCGCGGGCCGACCATCGAGTACGCCTGCGTGGGCCAGAATCATGCTCCCAGTACAAACCGACGCCACTGTCGTCCCCGCAGCGTGCAATTCGGCGACCACCTCCGGAAGCTCGCCGCGAGCGACCTGCTCGCGCACACCACCTCGGTCGTCGTTCCAACCCCCACCCGGAATGAGCAACAGGTCTGGCTTCCCGAGTGTCCTATCTGGTTCGACACGCAACCCGTGATTGGCTGTCACCGTCTCCGTGTTCGCCAGCGTGACGAGTTCCACTGTCAGCGCCGCGCCCAGTCGGGCTGCGGTGTCGAACACCTCGTAGGGACCGATCGCATCCAACTCGTCGAAGCCATCGAAGAGAACGATTTGAATCCTCGTCTCACTCACATTCGTCGGTCAGTCGGTGGCTCGAAATAATTTTGGATCTCCGTGAAATCTGATGGCTGTCGATCGATCTCCAACGCCGAATCACCGATGGCCAGCGGATCGACAGTCAGCGTCTCCAGCGTAGCTCTGTGAACTCGAGACACGTCGAACGGAAGTCTCGCCGTGACGTGGCTGTTTCGAGTTCAGAAGGGATGGAACGGGATGCTCTGGTAGGCGTTAGGTGCGCCGATGATCCCGAGGTTCGAGAGGAGCACGAGGAGAATGACCGTAATGGTGATGCTAAAGGCGGGCGGATCGAGGTGGGTATCACCCCATGCATAGAACAGCCGTTCCGTGAGTTCACGGAAAAACGCACCGACGACGCCGAATACGAGTGCCCAGAACGTCGCGTACACGAGTGGATTCACCGGTGTACTCTGCATATGAAAGAACACGGCGTGGGCTGCGACCGAGGCTGGCAACGTGATATGGTGCGTCACAGGCGTTCCCGAACGGTCGGTATTAGGGCGCAGTCCATAGTCATTACAGAGAAAGAGCAACGTCGCCGCAGAAATACCGAACATCACCCACGGGCTCTGTGTGATGACAGTGACGTATCCGCTGATGAGACCGAGGAGTCCCCCGATAAAAAGTACCTCTCCCCAGTTGAACTGCCAGGGAAGGTGTGGCTCTGCTTCATCGATGTCGAACGAGAGCCACGATGTTCCCCCAACGGTCGACCCGACGCGTCTGGCTACCTTCTGACGATCACCGACGAGTGAATAGCCGAAGACGGCTCGGTGGACGAACGCCGAGAAAACGACGACCCAAGCGATGTGTGCGAACCCGAGGTTTGCCTGCGTGCCGGTCACGAAGTCCGTTCCCATCTTCAACAGCTGGCCGCCAGCCCCGAACAGCGCACCAACAGCGAGTATTTTCGGATTGGTCCCCGTCGGAATCA
The sequence above is drawn from the Halocatena salina genome and encodes:
- a CDS encoding helix-turn-helix domain-containing protein; the encoded protein is MADTALPSEAFQSLGNEIRTRVLTALLEADGPVTLSFSELSEASGADTTAGFAYHLRQLTDHYLRETEAGYTLTDAGIRIARAIESGMYTESVDRDPIEIEDPCPFCADHALVATASDNTVTMHCQSCERKVLRLPFPPSGHRTHPDEVFPDALDRLYRHRVSLMSAGSCPECGGKTNARVGYADVDVDPETTEPDRAQLHLDCAGCGYTLDCPVTLAVLDHPAVVSFYHTHGEDVRDRPIWNVGQEWRETVLSDDPWCVSVSAEIDEEELELLVGRDGTVVSVFER
- a CDS encoding GmrSD restriction endonuclease domain-containing protein translates to MDGNPDDNFSLSSVFSQSYFIIPDYQRDYAWETSHVNDLLEDIEFIYKQNQNNGDGEKVSHYFGTVVLEERESVEPTDFEDYTKFAIVDGQQRLATITIVISTIIEEMKSIVSDDISDNMISDINERSDDIRNSYVEYENIPRLRLGGLAEDVYKKTIIDGQKINEVSQNSDLVETERRILNTKKSTISKISEWKNEKCNGGENPASYYKFLKKIIGIMTNRFEVNVKVVEDVDEAARMFKVINNRGRGLNLHDKVRSHLVYCASQSHDIKSKRIYTIFNNIIRNITIHDGFSDADIDKLVRLHWAVFTSERSDTRSKRKGPIKIHRRLSDLDDYASVQRDSFEKFIKPYVKSLENFSKHYPYLTDRDKFAEKYSSKSNTKDNRLGETSKKIQLLFMRPAQTGVAPLLIAAAEKFGVGSEEFANLTSELEKLVFRYSLVMSNGHNRYSNMLQSIANDLYWSDISDRNIERIFESDSQRYCGYQSKELGITKAVDRIVKKRERMASIDDVISEYLSEGDILDGEFTSGWGGIRNNEVVKYIMYEYEWSLRQKSGRLSLSPYHEFRRNFQVEHLVPKNAEVGHKLDNHEQNKNRIGNLAILSSEENNEKNNQPYKNKYHSIYKRSSLKVLRDLNEDKFTINNIEHREEKIFSFIRSRWG
- a CDS encoding DJ-1/PfpI family protein, which produces MSETRIQIVLFDGFDELDAIGPYEVFDTAARLGAALTVELVTLANTETVTANHGLRVEPDRTLGKPDLLLIPGGGWNDDRGGVREQVARGELPEVVAELHAAGTTVASVCTGSMILAHAGVLDGRPATTHAGAIDELDESFESVESRTERVVDDGSVLTCGGVTSGLDLSLQLVERIADEGTADRVATRIEYDRSD